The genomic interval CAGGGTGGTTGCCGTTCCGAGGGTGAGACTCTCGCGAGGTTGCGCGCGCGGTTCGAGGCGCATCCGGACGTGGGGGACGCGCTCGAGTCGTGGATGGAGCAGGCCCGTGAGGGGTTGGACGCGCAGGATGCGCGGGAGCACGGGTGGGGCGACACGGCGACGAAGAACGATGCCTTGGACCAGGCGTTCGCGGCCCTTCATCGCGACGGCATCGTGGCCTTGCAGGACGTGGGGGAGACGGAGGCGGAGGGGTGGGGCGAGGTTGCCGCGGGAGCGGTGCGCCACCCGGCGGTGGTTCGTGGCGCGGTCTTCTATTCGCGGGAGGCGCTGGCGCGGACGCTGTTGAGAGGGGATGCGTTGAGGCTCTCCTTTACCTCTACGGCGCTGGTGCCCAAGTGCAAGGTGAAGCCCGAGCTGGAGCGGGCGCTCGCGGGGAAGGTCCGTGACACGCTCGCGAGCCACGGTCTCGAGACGCATTGGGATGGTGGCCTCGATTCACCCATCGAGATTCCGGCGTTCCCCTGGCGCAAGCGGCGGCGCAACGAGCTCATCCCGGACTGGAGCGGGGTGGGGGTGATTCGTGGATTGCAGCTCCTGGACGGCGTCGAGGAGGCCACGGCTGTCGAGGGCATGAAGCAGTTCATCGTCGAGTGCGCGAGGAATCACTACGGCGAGGCGCTCGAGTTCGATGCGAGTCACGTGCCCGAGACGGGCGTGTTTGACCTGTTCGCGGTGATCAAGGTGGTGGAGCGCCACTCGGAGCCGCCGGAGTCGGCAGCGCGTCTTTTGTCGGAGATTGTCCCGCTCTTTCCCGAAGGAGGCTTCGTGGATGGCGATGAGATGTTGATGCAGGTCTTCTACCGCGGGGCGGACCGGATGAAGGCGCGCCTTCAGGACGTGCAGTATGCGGGGATTCTCGGGATGACGACGGTGGACAGGTTGATGCCTGTCATCAGTGCTCGCGAGCTGCGCGAGGGGATTCTGCGTCACATCCCGTCCGTGCCTGGCGAGTGATGACTGCGCAGGCGGCAGTGGAGGGTTGGAGTTCCCTTGTCGCGGAGGCCGAAGCCCTTCTCCAGGTGGAACCCGTGCGGGCGCGGCGGTTCGCGAGGAGCGGTGTATGTGCTGGCTGCCGCGAGGACGCATACCGGTGCGCAGCCGAGACGTTGCACACCGGCATGTGTCAGTGGCGACGCGGTGAGCGCTTCGGGTCAGATGCAATCGTCAAGAGGGTTGCTAGGGCAAACCTCGCGACCGAGTTTGTAGCAGCAGTGTGACGCGGGGAAGCTGCAGGTGACGTCACCGCAGATTGGGTTCGCGGTGTACTTGTCCACGGGGGGAGGAGTGGGAGTGCGGCACCTGTTGGAGATGCATATCTCGTTGGGCCTGCAGTCTTCGTTGGATTTGCAGTAGTTGACTGCATCCTCCCGGGACATGAGGTTGGCCGGCTCGGGTGTATCTGTCTCGACCTCCGGCATTCCTCCGCACCCCACCGCGACGCCGGTGACGCATACCAATATCCACAGCTTCAACCACTTCATGGTGGACCTCCTGTTGTGCGGATGTACGAGCAGAGGAAGACCGAGCCTGGGTTGGGGGCTGCGGGAGCCTCTGACATCGGTGGCTCACGGGGAGTTCCAACCAACGGTGCCTTTGTTTCGGGGGGAGTTTGAGTGGCATCTGCAGCTGTGTGGCTCGATGCGCTATCGACTCGAGGCGGACGACCACAAGGGTGACCCAGTCACTGGCTCTCCAGTTTCGAGCCGTGCTGCCCATGGTCGTGGAGATGCAACAGGTCAACGAGGTCGACGACGGGCTTCAGCGGTGGCGGCTGCCGAAGACCCAAACGCTCCCCAGCAGGACACCATCGTCTATGCTGTTCCAGCTCAGCATGCGTCGAAAGGCTCAGTCGGATGCCTTCGAGGCATTTCTCTTGGTCTCTTGTAGTGCATGGGTATTTGAGCCCTGGGTGCTCCTCTTTGCCGAACTCGCGCCCGCTGGCGAGCCAAAGCCAAGGGACCTGGTGTGCGTGGTGGGGCCTCCAGAGGCACCCGTCGGACGCTCACCGTCGAACTGGCGCGCAAGGCGGAGACTCGGGTGAGGTACCGGTCCAGCACCCTGGGAGTAGCCCAGTTCCGTGGCTCTCCCGCACTTCGTGTGATTCCCCTCTGGGGAGAAGGCAGACGCGGCAAGCTGCCGGCGGGGCGGATACAGCTTGGGAATGGAAACGCTGTACTTACTTCCTGGGTGTCAGGTGGGCCGGGTGGCGCACGGTAGCGCGGCGGCTGTCGTCCTGGGGGCGCGCATGGAGGGCACGGGAGCACGATGCCCCTCCTGCCAGACGCCCAGTACTGCGGTGCATGGCAGCTACGTCCGACGACCGGCGGACCTGCCCGCCGCAGGACGCGTCGTGCAACTCGAACTGCGTGTGCGGCGCTTCTGCTGCCGAAACCCGGACTGCTCCCGCCGCACGTTCGCGGAGCGGCCGGTGCGCCTGCTGGCCGCTCGGGCTCGGCGGACACGGCGGCTGGCCACCGCACAGTGCGCCGTTGCAATCACAGCCGGGGCGGAGGCTGGGGCCAGGCTGCTCAATCCCCTGGCCATGCCCACCAGTCCTGATACCCTCCTGCGGCTGATTCGCCGTGCTCCGCTGCCTCCTCCCAGCCCGGCTCGCGTCCTGGGCCTCGACGACTGGGCGCTGCGCAAGGGGCGCACCTACGGCTCCATCCTTGTCGACCTGGAAGCGCACCGAGTGCGGGACGTGTTGCCAGACCGCTCGACTCCCACTGTGAGCGCCTGGCTGCACCAGCACCCCGGCATGGAAGTCATTGCCAGAGACCGGTCGACCGAGTACGCACGAGCGGCGGTGCTGGGCGCTCCAGCGGCACAGCAGGTGGCGGACCGCTTTCACTTGCTGCTGAATGGACGGCAAATGATGGAGCGCTGGATGACCAGCGCTCACCCCCGCCTCCGAGCGATACCAGTAGTGTCGAGCGCAGACACTTCTCCTGCACGTCGTCACACCAGCTTCTCGCGAACCCACGCTGAAGCTCGCGCCCGAGAGGAGTGCCGCTCCCAGCATGTCGCCGCATACGAAGCCGTACGGCGGCGTCACCTGGCTGGGGAGCCTCAGCTGAGAATCAGCCACACACTGGGACTTGCGCGCGGGACGGTACGCAAGTACGCAGCCGCCGAAGTCTTCCCCGAACGCGCGGCGCGCGTGCCCGGTCCGAGCATCCTTGACCCTTATCTGGAATACCTGACGCGGCGACACGTCGCGGGGTGTGAGAACGCCTGCGAACTCTGGCGGGAGATTCGGGCCCAGGGTTTCCGTGGCACCTCGCGGCAGGTCCACCGTTGGCTCCAGGTGCGACGGACCGTTCGGCCTCGCTCAGGGGCACGCGGTGACCCCGGTGGCAACTGGTGGTCTAACGGCACGCGCCCCGATGCCCTCTCCTCTCCGAAGCAATTGGCATGGTTGTGCGTGAAGAGGCCCTCGGAGTTGACCTCCGCGGAGACCGCGACGTTGGCGCGCATCGAACAGGACGAGGAAGCGTCGCGTGTCGTCGCATTGGCCCGGCGGTTCTGCGA from Myxococcus stipitatus carries:
- a CDS encoding ISL3 family transposase, whose protein sequence is METLYLLPGCQVGRVAHGSAAAVVLGARMEGTGARCPSCQTPSTAVHGSYVRRPADLPAAGRVVQLELRVRRFCCRNPDCSRRTFAERPVRLLAARARRTRRLATAQCAVAITAGAEAGARLLNPLAMPTSPDTLLRLIRRAPLPPPSPARVLGLDDWALRKGRTYGSILVDLEAHRVRDVLPDRSTPTVSAWLHQHPGMEVIARDRSTEYARAAVLGAPAAQQVADRFHLLLNGRQMMERWMTSAHPRLRAIPVVSSADTSPARRHTSFSRTHAEARAREECRSQHVAAYEAVRRRHLAGEPQLRISHTLGLARGTVRKYAAAEVFPERAARVPGPSILDPYLEYLTRRHVAGCENACELWREIRAQGFRGTSRQVHRWLQVRRTVRPRSGARGDPGGNWWSNGTRPDALSSPKQLAWLCVKRPSELTSAETATLARIEQDEEASRVVALARRFCELVRSRGVSQRARPTRSCRRFDAWLGEACACGVRAMETFAEGLEQDGDAVRAALTSPWSNAQAEGQITKLKLLKRQMYGRANFDLLRRRVLLTV
- a CDS encoding DUF6891 domain-containing protein encodes the protein MNQEMPESLRQWAEVEVQGGCRSEGETLARLRARFEAHPDVGDALESWMEQAREGLDAQDAREHGWGDTATKNDALDQAFAALHRDGIVALQDVGETEAEGWGEVAAGAVRHPAVVRGAVFYSREALARTLLRGDALRLSFTSTALVPKCKVKPELERALAGKVRDTLASHGLETHWDGGLDSPIEIPAFPWRKRRRNELIPDWSGVGVIRGLQLLDGVEEATAVEGMKQFIVECARNHYGEALEFDASHVPETGVFDLFAVIKVVERHSEPPESAARLLSEIVPLFPEGGFVDGDEMLMQVFYRGADRMKARLQDVQYAGILGMTTVDRLMPVISARELREGILRHIPSVPGE